The following proteins come from a genomic window of Mycolicibacterium rufum:
- a CDS encoding EamA family transporter, translating to MAVLTTTSRFRSGLLFAVGSAFAFGCSGPFAKALMTAGWSPTAAVTARLAGGAFAMAVFATVAHPGWLREARHHLRTVVAYGLIPIAGAQLFYYNAVAHLSVGVALLLEYTAPILVVGWLWATTRRRPTALTLGGVALAVAGITAVLGLVGPHGLSGIDINPVGVGWGLAAAVCAACYFLMSENATGARGESGAPALHPITLAAAGLIVGAGAVALLGISGAMPLRFTANDTVVAGWTTSWVLPVVALALLPTAIAYTLGIVGIARLRPRFASLVGLSEVMFAVLAAWVLLGEAVTATQAVGGLIVLAGLALARQGDRGDHLDEANAATWPDAPLGELTSSG from the coding sequence ATGGCCGTGCTCACGACCACGTCGCGGTTTCGCAGCGGTCTCCTCTTCGCGGTCGGCTCGGCGTTCGCCTTCGGGTGTTCCGGACCGTTCGCCAAGGCGCTGATGACGGCAGGCTGGAGCCCGACGGCCGCGGTCACCGCCCGGCTGGCCGGCGGGGCGTTCGCGATGGCCGTGTTCGCCACCGTCGCACATCCCGGCTGGCTGCGCGAGGCACGTCACCACCTGCGCACCGTCGTCGCGTACGGGCTGATCCCGATCGCCGGGGCCCAGCTGTTCTACTACAACGCCGTCGCCCACCTGTCGGTCGGTGTCGCGCTGCTCCTCGAGTACACCGCGCCGATCCTGGTGGTCGGCTGGCTGTGGGCGACCACCAGGCGCCGGCCCACCGCGCTCACCCTCGGCGGCGTGGCCCTCGCGGTGGCCGGCATCACCGCAGTGCTCGGACTGGTCGGCCCGCACGGCCTGTCCGGAATCGACATCAACCCGGTCGGCGTCGGGTGGGGGCTGGCCGCGGCGGTGTGCGCCGCCTGCTACTTCCTGATGTCGGAGAACGCCACCGGCGCCCGTGGCGAATCCGGCGCACCGGCGCTGCACCCGATCACGCTGGCCGCGGCCGGCCTGATCGTCGGCGCCGGAGCCGTCGCGCTGCTCGGCATCTCCGGCGCGATGCCACTGCGATTCACCGCCAACGACACCGTGGTGGCCGGCTGGACCACCTCCTGGGTACTGCCCGTCGTCGCGCTGGCGCTGCTGCCCACCGCGATCGCCTACACGCTCGGCATCGTCGGCATCGCCCGCCTGCGGCCGCGTTTCGCCAGCCTGGTCGGTCTGTCGGAAGTGATGTTCGCGGTGCTGGCGGCGTGGGTGCTGCTGGGCGAGGCGGTCACCGCGACCCAGGCCGTCGGCGGGCTGATCGTGCTGGCCGGCTTGGCGCTGGCCCGCCAGGGCGACCGCGGCGATCACCTCGACGAGGCCAACGCCGCGACGTGGCCGGATGCCCCGCTAGGTGAACTAACATCGTCTGGGTGA
- a CDS encoding cutinase family protein, whose amino-acid sequence MKIDLDMRRGPALAASLFASAALVFAPAVAAPVASAQGCPDIEVVFARGTDEPPGLGRVGSAFVDSLSGRVGGRSVGSYAVNYPATYDFLQVAAGANDASGHIQYMINTCPNTRLVLGGYSQGAAVIDVIAAVPVPGAGFTAPLPPNAPDHVAAIAVFGNPSAKIGLPLTSSPVWGSRSIDLCTPGDPVCSGGDDIPAHSNYGPSGLTDQAAGFVAGLL is encoded by the coding sequence GTGAAGATCGATCTTGATATGCGCCGCGGGCCTGCGCTCGCCGCAAGCCTGTTCGCCAGCGCGGCACTCGTGTTCGCGCCCGCCGTCGCGGCACCCGTCGCCTCCGCGCAGGGCTGCCCCGACATCGAGGTCGTCTTCGCCCGCGGCACCGACGAACCGCCCGGCCTGGGCCGGGTCGGCTCGGCCTTCGTCGACTCCCTCAGCGGACGGGTCGGCGGCCGCTCCGTCGGCTCCTACGCGGTGAACTACCCGGCGACCTACGACTTCCTGCAGGTCGCCGCCGGGGCCAACGACGCCAGCGGCCACATCCAGTACATGATCAACACCTGCCCGAACACCCGACTGGTGCTCGGCGGATACTCCCAGGGCGCCGCGGTGATCGACGTCATCGCGGCGGTTCCGGTCCCCGGCGCCGGGTTCACCGCCCCGCTGCCGCCGAACGCTCCCGACCACGTCGCCGCGATCGCCGTGTTCGGCAACCCGTCGGCCAAGATCGGTCTTCCGCTGACCTCGAGTCCCGTCTGGGGCTCGCGGTCGATCGACCTGTGCACTCCCGGTGACCCGGTGTGCTCGGGCGGTGACGACATCCCCGCGCACAGCAACTACGGCCCGTCCGGCCTCACCGACCAGGCGGCCGGATTCGTCGCGGGACTTCTGTAG
- a CDS encoding type VII secretion-associated protein, with the protein MARPAVTPVVIEVGPVTVRGPGTAPAEWVEQALACLGDRLTIVGGRLVEVADLWGDVLAAACGEPPQTLALVLPSWWSAAAAAIVTAAAREVSGDVVVFRRALLLATAHDVAVVELADDLVVVQAPDATMRVVEREKTTVTGIVDEFGTALLDVPAGVRPVPDRRCDRSGRRHIVSAVAAATAPSPRRWRVGPQRAAALVGCALAAVGVGPWWARDAAPTPWVALTEGRVTIEVPAGWAVQRITAGPGSARVQVSAPGGVPALHLTQSVTSEPASLPDVAESLRPAIDVAPSGVFVDFRADGEVGGRPAVTYRELRAGSRTDWAVIVDGDVRIAVGCQTGRGPAERLGEECLRAVRSARAVP; encoded by the coding sequence GTGGCTCGACCCGCCGTGACGCCGGTCGTCATCGAGGTGGGACCGGTGACCGTCCGCGGCCCCGGGACCGCGCCGGCCGAATGGGTCGAGCAGGCCCTCGCGTGCCTCGGTGATCGCCTGACGATCGTGGGTGGCCGCCTCGTCGAGGTGGCAGACCTGTGGGGCGACGTGCTCGCGGCCGCGTGCGGTGAGCCCCCGCAGACGCTGGCACTGGTGCTGCCGAGCTGGTGGTCGGCAGCCGCGGCGGCGATCGTCACCGCCGCCGCGCGGGAGGTCAGCGGTGACGTCGTGGTGTTCCGGCGGGCGCTGCTGCTCGCCACCGCCCACGACGTCGCCGTCGTCGAGCTCGCCGACGACCTCGTGGTGGTTCAGGCCCCCGACGCCACGATGCGTGTCGTCGAGCGCGAAAAGACCACCGTGACAGGCATTGTCGACGAGTTCGGTACCGCCCTGCTCGATGTGCCAGCGGGTGTCAGGCCTGTGCCGGACCGGAGGTGCGATCGCAGCGGCCGCCGGCACATCGTGAGCGCCGTGGCCGCGGCGACCGCGCCCTCGCCGCGGCGGTGGCGGGTCGGCCCGCAGCGGGCGGCCGCGCTCGTCGGATGCGCGCTCGCCGCGGTCGGCGTCGGCCCCTGGTGGGCGCGCGACGCGGCGCCCACGCCGTGGGTGGCGTTGACCGAGGGGCGCGTGACGATCGAGGTCCCGGCGGGCTGGGCGGTCCAGCGCATCACGGCGGGGCCGGGGTCGGCGCGGGTGCAGGTGTCCGCACCCGGTGGCGTGCCGGCGCTGCACCTCACGCAGTCCGTCACGTCGGAGCCTGCGTCGTTGCCCGACGTCGCCGAATCCCTCCGCCCGGCAATCGACGTCGCCCCCAGCGGGGTGTTCGTCGACTTCCGGGCCGACGGGGAGGTGGGTGGTCGCCCGGCGGTGACCTACCGCGAACTGCGGGCCGGCAGCCGGACCGACTGGGCGGTGATCGTTGACGGCGACGTGCGGATCGCCGTGGGCTGCCAGACCGGCCGCGGGCCCGCCGAGCGGCTCGGCGAGGAGTGTCTGCGCGCGGTGCGCAGCGCGCGGGCGGTGCCCTGA
- the eccB gene encoding type VII secretion protein EccB encodes MRQPIMRLQVSGHRFLVRRMEHALVRGDAGMVDDPLRAQHLSLVAGAVLTAVAVAVGAVLAVLRPAGDVGDAAVVMVRDTGALYVRIEDTLHPVPNLASAWLIAGSSTPPRTVSQDAVDRARRGAQLGIPGAPEHLPPPVPPAESGWTVCDDGAATTVIAGPLADGAVPPERGVLVRPLGAGAAQTYLLYGGLRARVDLRHPAVVRALHLEGVEPQMLSPAVLTSIPEGPALAAPHIPQRGTPGPGRLRDHPVGSVVAVRGAGRTPDLFVVLSGGLQRVGEVAADLIRFTDARPGVQIPTINADLVGELPVVNTLPVGTYPDRAGAHHPAVVCARWQPAPGDPGARTTVLTADAVPVRDGAVTLAQADGSGPAVDAVAMPRGRSAFVQSVSLGSGPDSVGPLFLLTDAGVLFGLENADTATRLGLPLPAPAAPWPVLAVLPRGPDLSVRSASRPWDVVAARP; translated from the coding sequence ATGCGGCAACCGATCATGCGGCTGCAGGTCAGCGGTCACCGGTTCCTGGTGCGCCGGATGGAGCACGCACTGGTGCGCGGCGACGCCGGGATGGTCGACGATCCGCTTCGCGCGCAACATCTCTCACTGGTCGCCGGTGCGGTCCTGACGGCGGTGGCGGTCGCGGTGGGCGCGGTGCTGGCGGTGCTCCGGCCGGCCGGTGACGTCGGGGACGCCGCCGTGGTGATGGTTCGCGACACCGGTGCGCTGTACGTCCGCATCGAGGACACCCTCCACCCCGTCCCGAACCTGGCCTCCGCATGGCTGATCGCGGGCAGCTCCACGCCGCCCCGGACGGTGTCCCAGGACGCGGTGGACCGGGCCCGACGCGGCGCGCAGCTGGGCATCCCCGGTGCGCCCGAACATCTTCCCCCGCCCGTGCCGCCCGCCGAGTCCGGCTGGACCGTGTGCGACGACGGCGCAGCGACGACCGTGATCGCGGGGCCGCTCGCCGACGGCGCCGTCCCGCCCGAACGCGGCGTGCTGGTCAGGCCGCTCGGCGCCGGGGCGGCGCAGACCTATCTGCTCTACGGCGGCCTGCGCGCGCGGGTCGACCTGCGCCATCCCGCCGTCGTGCGGGCGCTGCATCTCGAGGGCGTCGAGCCGCAGATGCTCTCGCCCGCTGTGCTGACCTCGATCCCCGAAGGTCCTGCCCTCGCGGCGCCGCACATCCCGCAGCGCGGGACCCCCGGGCCGGGTAGGTTGCGCGATCACCCGGTCGGGTCGGTGGTCGCGGTGCGGGGTGCCGGGCGCACACCCGATCTGTTCGTCGTGCTCAGCGGCGGCCTGCAGCGGGTCGGAGAGGTCGCCGCGGATCTGATCCGGTTCACCGATGCACGGCCCGGCGTTCAGATCCCCACGATCAATGCGGATCTCGTCGGCGAGCTCCCCGTGGTCAACACGCTGCCCGTCGGCACCTACCCGGATCGGGCCGGCGCGCACCACCCGGCGGTAGTGTGCGCGCGCTGGCAGCCCGCGCCCGGCGACCCCGGTGCGCGCACCACGGTCCTCACCGCCGACGCCGTTCCGGTGCGCGACGGCGCCGTCACCCTGGCGCAGGCCGACGGATCCGGGCCCGCCGTCGACGCGGTCGCGATGCCGCGGGGCCGCAGCGCGTTCGTCCAGTCGGTGTCCCTCGGGAGCGGTCCGGACAGCGTGGGGCCGCTGTTCCTGCTCACCGACGCGGGGGTGCTGTTCGGGCTCGAGAACGCCGACACGGCAACGCGGTTGGGCCTGCCGCTGCCGGCTCCGGCGGCGCCGTGGCCGGTCCTCGCGGTATTGCCGCGCGGACCGGACCTCAGCGTCAGGTCGGCGTCACGTCCCTGGGACGTCGTCGCCGCGCGGCCGTGA
- the mycP gene encoding type VII secretion-associated serine protease mycosin, whose product MTRLGRIVAVTALTAALAPSPPAHAAVTPPPIDDTRLPPAGPARAPHPTEQREDCVATRPPTGRGRILDDLPSVWALTRGAGQTVAVIDTGVARHRRLPHLVGGGDFVGSTDGTADCDGHGTLVAGIIAAAAEPTHPRGFGGIAPEVSLVSIRQSSNKFGYTDDAGSGVGDVETLAAAVRLAADLGATVINISSVACLAADGALDDRALGAALAYAVDVTDTVVVSAAGNVGAAGQCPGQNTTDAVTVVASPAWYDDYVLTVGSVAADGSASEFSLAGPWVDVAAPGENIVSLAPAADGLVDSTPSGIALSGTSYAAPLVAGIAALVRARHPELTARQVMTRIEDTARHPAGGWNAAVGHGVVDVLTAIGEPAPASPLRTATSLSDIPSGAHPPAPATSGRGVLLCAGLVGGVAALCAALRRSRPRGDDVPGT is encoded by the coding sequence GTGACGCGCCTCGGTCGCATCGTCGCGGTCACCGCGTTGACCGCCGCACTCGCCCCCTCGCCCCCGGCGCACGCGGCGGTCACACCGCCGCCGATCGACGACACCCGGCTTCCCCCGGCAGGTCCGGCACGCGCACCGCATCCCACCGAACAGCGGGAGGACTGTGTGGCCACACGGCCCCCGACCGGCCGGGGCCGCATACTCGACGACCTGCCGTCGGTGTGGGCGCTCACCCGCGGCGCCGGGCAGACCGTCGCGGTCATCGACACCGGCGTCGCGCGCCATCGCCGCCTCCCCCACCTCGTGGGCGGCGGCGACTTCGTCGGCTCGACGGACGGGACCGCCGACTGCGACGGACACGGCACGCTCGTCGCCGGCATCATCGCCGCGGCCGCCGAGCCGACCCACCCGCGCGGATTCGGCGGGATCGCACCCGAGGTGTCCCTGGTGTCGATCCGACAGTCCAGCAATAAGTTCGGATACACCGACGACGCCGGCTCGGGAGTCGGCGACGTCGAGACCCTCGCTGCGGCGGTCCGCCTCGCCGCCGATCTGGGCGCCACCGTGATCAACATCTCGTCGGTGGCGTGCCTGGCGGCCGACGGCGCACTCGACGACCGCGCGCTCGGCGCGGCTCTGGCCTACGCCGTCGACGTCACCGACACCGTCGTGGTCAGTGCGGCAGGCAATGTCGGCGCGGCGGGTCAGTGTCCCGGCCAGAACACGACCGACGCCGTGACGGTGGTGGCCAGTCCCGCGTGGTACGACGACTATGTGCTCACCGTCGGTTCGGTCGCCGCCGACGGGTCGGCCTCGGAGTTCAGCCTCGCCGGGCCGTGGGTCGACGTCGCGGCACCCGGGGAGAACATCGTGTCGCTCGCGCCGGCGGCTGACGGGCTGGTGGACTCGACCCCGTCCGGGATCGCGCTGTCCGGCACCAGCTATGCCGCCCCGCTGGTCGCCGGGATCGCCGCCCTGGTGCGCGCACGGCACCCGGAACTGACCGCGCGCCAGGTCATGACCCGCATCGAGGACACCGCGCGGCACCCTGCCGGCGGCTGGAATGCCGCGGTGGGTCACGGGGTGGTCGACGTGCTGACCGCGATCGGTGAGCCGGCCCCCGCTTCACCACTGCGGACCGCGACCTCGTTGTCGGACATTCCCTCTGGGGCGCATCCACCCGCGCCGGCCACATCGGGCCGCGGCGTGCTGCTGTGCGCGGGCCTGGTCGGCGGGGTCGCGGCGCTCTGTGCGGCGCTGCGCCGCTCACGGCCGCGCGGCGACGACGTCCCAGGGACGTGA
- the eccD gene encoding type VII secretion integral membrane protein EccD, translating to MTDTVCRVAVHAPARQTTVDVVLPAGCPVGVLLPSIVDLVLGDADPTAEPVRWFLARPGGAAFDPSVTLRDNGVREGDLLVLAPAPPPAPRVVPADPAGVVTAAVRHPAPRGTGPAAVVGFAVILALAAALTWAGSVGGQQFALWVAAALAAASAVAAAGGRVPEPLCTVLAVGAVVEVAVTGVLATAAVAPGVLLGSGAALTMAMMLCRSDIGGMPALSGCAATAGAAAVATGCGMLAARGVAATGALLTVVSLLLLSVAPTLTVAIAGLGPTRATISERRAQTAQRMLTGLVGGWAGTAAAGAVLVAADARAPRLLAALFSVVVAALLLLRHRVHADPLRRTALATTGFVALLTALWTVVTVDPRWAPWWCAGIAAAGAAALPVWLRGPAPNPLSRWLVQLTEYASLAAVVPLAAWVAGVYDMVRGMNLP from the coding sequence GTGACCGATACGGTGTGCCGGGTGGCCGTCCACGCACCGGCGCGACAGACGACGGTCGATGTCGTGTTGCCGGCGGGCTGCCCGGTCGGCGTGCTGCTGCCGTCGATCGTCGACCTGGTGCTCGGGGACGCGGACCCGACGGCAGAACCGGTGCGGTGGTTCCTGGCCCGCCCGGGCGGTGCCGCCTTCGATCCATCCGTAACGTTGCGGGACAACGGGGTTCGCGAGGGTGACTTGCTGGTGCTGGCGCCAGCGCCACCGCCGGCGCCACGCGTCGTGCCCGCCGACCCGGCCGGTGTGGTGACCGCGGCTGTGCGCCACCCCGCGCCGCGCGGGACCGGCCCCGCCGCCGTGGTGGGCTTCGCTGTGATCCTCGCGCTCGCGGCAGCGCTGACGTGGGCCGGCAGCGTGGGGGGACAGCAGTTCGCGCTGTGGGTCGCCGCGGCGCTGGCCGCGGCGAGCGCGGTGGCCGCGGCCGGCGGCCGGGTGCCGGAGCCACTGTGCACGGTGCTGGCCGTCGGCGCGGTGGTGGAAGTGGCGGTGACGGGTGTGCTCGCGACGGCGGCGGTGGCCCCGGGTGTCCTCCTCGGTTCGGGTGCGGCGCTGACGATGGCGATGATGTTGTGCCGCTCCGACATCGGTGGCATGCCCGCCCTGAGCGGATGCGCGGCGACCGCCGGCGCCGCGGCGGTGGCCACCGGGTGCGGGATGCTCGCCGCGCGGGGCGTCGCAGCCACCGGTGCGCTGCTGACCGTGGTGTCACTGCTGCTGCTGTCGGTCGCGCCGACGCTGACCGTGGCGATCGCGGGCCTCGGTCCGACACGGGCCACGATCAGTGAGCGCCGAGCGCAGACGGCACAGCGCATGCTGACCGGACTGGTGGGCGGCTGGGCGGGCACGGCCGCCGCGGGTGCGGTGCTGGTCGCCGCGGACGCGCGGGCGCCGCGGCTACTCGCCGCCCTCTTCTCGGTCGTCGTCGCCGCGCTCCTGTTGCTGCGCCACCGTGTGCATGCCGATCCGCTACGCCGAACAGCGCTGGCGACAACAGGATTCGTGGCCCTGCTGACGGCCCTGTGGACCGTGGTGACCGTCGACCCACGCTGGGCGCCGTGGTGGTGCGCCGGCATCGCGGCGGCCGGGGCGGCGGCGCTGCCGGTGTGGCTGCGCGGACCGGCGCCGAACCCGCTGTCGCGCTGGCTCGTGCAGCTCACCGAGTACGCGTCCCTGGCGGCCGTGGTGCCGCTGGCCGCCTGGGTGGCGGGCGTCTACGACATGGTCCGCGGGATGAACCTGCCGTGA
- a CDS encoding CGNR zinc finger domain-containing protein → MLFSHDTELTLRAAGVLINSDRVDGERLGDLPALDEYLDSFGWTGRRDHDAAELESVHRLRARLGAIWEIADDEVRAVGQVNALLADTRAAPWLTRHPEMPEWHLHLASIHDPLWQRMGAEMAMALADLIRSGELRRLKVCAAPDCDAVLIDLSRNRSGKFCDTGNCGNRQHVAAYRERRSNK, encoded by the coding sequence ATGCTTTTCAGTCATGACACCGAGCTCACCCTTCGGGCGGCGGGAGTGCTGATCAACTCCGACCGGGTGGACGGTGAACGACTCGGTGACCTGCCCGCCCTCGACGAGTACTTGGACAGCTTCGGCTGGACCGGCAGGCGTGACCACGACGCCGCCGAACTCGAATCGGTGCACCGGCTGCGCGCCCGGCTGGGTGCGATCTGGGAGATCGCCGATGACGAAGTCCGCGCCGTGGGGCAGGTGAACGCACTGCTGGCCGACACCCGCGCCGCACCGTGGCTGACCCGGCACCCGGAGATGCCCGAGTGGCATCTGCACCTGGCCTCCATCCACGATCCGCTGTGGCAGCGCATGGGCGCGGAGATGGCGATGGCGCTGGCCGACCTGATCCGCTCCGGCGAATTGCGCCGGCTCAAGGTGTGCGCCGCGCCGGACTGCGATGCCGTGCTGATCGATCTGTCCCGCAACCGGTCCGGCAAGTTCTGCGACACCGGCAACTGCGGCAACCGGCAGCACGTCGCCGCCTACCGCGAGCGTCGCTCCAACAAGTGA
- a CDS encoding type VII secretion protein EccC produces MGSEHPPGGRITLEAPPPLPEATPVSPLARLMPIVMIAAMVGMSALYLRSGGPAARSPMTLILPLMMLTSVVGMLVHGGRGATRTAEINAGRAEYLRYLDGVAAGLAASAAEQHVWLYRRHPDPAALWTTAGTDRRDERAPDHLAVRVGVGCAVAATTLSVPDLGPDDDPVTAGAVRRLVQERSVVRDVPVLVSLPAVRLVSAAGDPATARAVLRALVCQAAVAHPPDTLAVEAPAGAAWDWVKWLPHSRTVGTSRHRLSIADGAESVSPGEGVTVLAVRPAEPQTAVTVCADGTPIDAEHDVLSLSEALACARRIAGASARAGLPRRDRTDWCSLMAIDDPEDLHPEKLWARCTAEAALRVPIGVTDDGVRVELDIKEAAAGGMGPHGLCVGATGSGKSEFLRTLVLGMITAHSPDVLNLVLVDFKGGATFLGFEQARHVSAVITNLADEAPLVARMHDALSGEITRRQEVLRAAGNLANIADYQRMRARDGGLAPLPALFIVVDEFSELLSRHPDFADLFVAVGRLGRSLGVHLLLASQRLDEGRLRGLDAHLSYRICLKTFSAADSRAVLGVPDAYQLPAQPGAAYLKTASEQLTRFQTAFVSGRYAPREATGAVAAQRFTYTAAVRAPSPALAAKPLLDTVLTRLTGRGRAAHRVWLPPLSRSPALDDLLHSFPAGGLRVPIGVVDCPVEQRYEPLTVDLSGAAGNVAVVGAPQSGKSTALRTLVSALAASHDAGAVQIYCLDFGGGTLRTLAELPHVGCVAGRRDTDLCRRTVAHVEAVLSAREAASRRGHDHCGDVFLVVDGWATVRQDFDVLEPAITALAARGLSYGVHVVLAASRWADLRPALKDQIGTRIELRLGEAAESDMDRRRARELATAPPGRGLTRAGREMVIARPPAAAVCRHPDGITAPRVELLPEKIFHDTIARGPWRRGQVVVGLGERDLCAVTLDFTDHPHLLILGEGECGKSALLRALCTELVGTHSEDEVSLEIVDYRRTLLGVVDSGHLAGYSASPVALEGRLTALTARLTERMPDEHVTQRQLRDRSWWSGPEIFVIVDDYDLVAGATGNPLTPLADFLPHAKDLGLHVIVARRSGGAARALFDPVLARLRDMGCSGMTMSAAPEDGNLFGASRPGPLPAGRGSLTVRGRPDELIQVGWLDPP; encoded by the coding sequence ATGGGATCAGAGCATCCGCCCGGCGGTCGGATCACCCTCGAGGCGCCTCCGCCGCTGCCGGAGGCCACCCCGGTCAGCCCCCTGGCACGGCTGATGCCGATCGTGATGATCGCCGCGATGGTGGGTATGAGCGCGCTCTACCTCCGATCGGGCGGCCCCGCCGCGCGCAGCCCCATGACGCTGATCCTCCCGCTGATGATGCTGACGTCGGTGGTCGGCATGCTCGTGCACGGAGGGCGCGGCGCCACCCGCACCGCCGAGATCAACGCGGGCCGAGCCGAATACCTGCGCTATCTGGACGGCGTGGCCGCCGGGCTGGCGGCCTCGGCGGCTGAGCAGCACGTGTGGCTTTACCGGCGTCACCCCGACCCGGCGGCGCTGTGGACCACCGCGGGCACGGATCGGCGCGATGAGCGCGCCCCCGACCACCTCGCAGTCCGGGTCGGAGTCGGCTGTGCGGTCGCGGCGACGACGCTCAGCGTGCCCGACCTCGGACCCGACGACGACCCGGTGACCGCCGGGGCTGTGCGCCGCCTCGTGCAGGAGCGCTCGGTCGTCAGGGACGTCCCCGTGCTGGTGTCGCTGCCGGCGGTGCGCCTGGTCAGCGCGGCCGGGGATCCCGCGACGGCCCGCGCGGTGCTCCGCGCACTGGTGTGCCAGGCTGCCGTCGCTCACCCGCCCGACACCCTCGCTGTCGAGGCGCCGGCGGGGGCCGCCTGGGACTGGGTGAAGTGGCTGCCCCACAGCCGGACGGTCGGCACATCACGGCACCGACTCAGCATCGCCGACGGTGCCGAATCGGTCTCGCCGGGCGAGGGGGTCACCGTGCTCGCCGTCCGTCCCGCGGAGCCGCAGACGGCGGTGACGGTGTGTGCCGACGGCACGCCGATCGACGCCGAGCACGACGTGCTGTCGCTGTCCGAGGCGCTGGCGTGTGCCCGCCGCATCGCCGGGGCGTCGGCGCGGGCCGGGCTTCCGCGGCGCGACAGAACGGACTGGTGCTCGCTCATGGCGATCGACGACCCAGAGGATCTGCACCCCGAGAAACTCTGGGCCCGGTGCACAGCGGAGGCCGCGCTGCGGGTGCCGATCGGTGTCACCGACGACGGTGTAAGGGTCGAACTGGACATCAAGGAGGCCGCGGCCGGCGGAATGGGGCCGCACGGGCTGTGTGTCGGCGCGACCGGCTCCGGCAAGTCGGAGTTCCTGCGCACGCTCGTGCTGGGCATGATCACCGCGCACTCACCCGACGTTCTGAACCTCGTTCTCGTCGACTTCAAGGGCGGGGCCACGTTTCTCGGCTTCGAGCAGGCCCGGCACGTGTCGGCGGTGATCACCAATCTGGCCGACGAGGCGCCGCTGGTGGCGCGGATGCACGACGCGTTGTCCGGTGAGATCACCCGTCGGCAGGAGGTGCTGCGGGCCGCCGGAAATCTCGCGAACATCGCCGACTACCAGAGGATGCGGGCACGCGACGGTGGTTTGGCACCCCTGCCCGCCCTGTTCATCGTCGTCGACGAGTTCTCCGAACTGCTCAGCCGCCACCCCGACTTCGCCGACCTGTTCGTCGCCGTGGGCCGTCTCGGCCGATCGCTGGGGGTGCACCTGCTGCTCGCCAGCCAACGGCTCGACGAGGGTCGGCTGCGCGGGCTCGACGCCCACCTGTCGTACCGCATCTGTCTGAAGACGTTCTCGGCCGCCGACTCCCGGGCCGTGCTGGGAGTGCCCGATGCCTACCAGCTGCCCGCTCAGCCGGGTGCTGCCTATCTGAAGACGGCCTCCGAGCAGCTCACCCGGTTCCAGACCGCGTTCGTCTCGGGACGGTACGCGCCGCGAGAGGCCACGGGAGCCGTTGCCGCACAGCGTTTCACGTACACCGCGGCGGTGCGCGCGCCGTCACCGGCGCTGGCCGCGAAACCGCTCCTCGACACCGTGCTGACCCGCCTGACCGGGCGGGGCCGCGCGGCCCACCGGGTGTGGCTGCCGCCGCTGTCCCGGTCACCGGCCCTCGACGATCTGCTGCACAGCTTTCCCGCAGGCGGCCTGCGGGTGCCGATCGGCGTCGTCGACTGCCCGGTCGAGCAGCGTTATGAGCCGCTGACCGTGGATCTCTCGGGCGCTGCGGGCAACGTGGCGGTCGTCGGCGCCCCGCAATCGGGCAAGTCCACGGCGCTGCGCACCCTGGTGTCGGCGCTGGCCGCGTCGCACGACGCCGGGGCCGTGCAGATCTACTGCCTGGACTTCGGCGGGGGGACGCTGCGCACGCTGGCCGAGTTACCCCACGTCGGGTGTGTCGCCGGCCGGCGCGACACCGATCTGTGCCGCCGCACCGTGGCCCACGTCGAAGCGGTGCTGAGCGCCCGGGAGGCCGCGTCCCGTCGAGGTCATGATCACTGCGGCGACGTCTTTCTCGTCGTCGACGGATGGGCGACCGTCCGGCAGGACTTCGACGTCCTCGAGCCGGCGATCACCGCGCTCGCCGCCCGCGGGCTCTCCTACGGTGTGCACGTCGTGCTCGCCGCGTCCCGCTGGGCCGATCTGCGGCCTGCGCTCAAAGACCAGATCGGCACCCGCATCGAGTTACGCCTCGGTGAGGCAGCTGAATCCGACATGGACCGGCGGCGGGCCCGTGAGCTGGCCACCGCACCACCCGGCCGCGGCCTGACCCGCGCCGGCCGGGAGATGGTCATCGCCCGACCCCCGGCCGCCGCGGTGTGCCGACATCCCGACGGGATCACCGCCCCCCGGGTGGAACTGCTGCCGGAGAAGATCTTCCACGACACGATCGCGCGGGGCCCGTGGCGGCGCGGGCAGGTGGTCGTCGGCCTCGGGGAACGCGATCTGTGCGCGGTCACCCTGGACTTCACCGACCATCCCCACCTGCTGATCCTGGGCGAGGGGGAGTGCGGCAAGTCGGCTCTGCTGCGCGCACTGTGCACCGAGCTGGTGGGCACCCACAGCGAGGACGAGGTGTCCCTGGAGATCGTCGACTACCGCCGCACCCTGCTCGGCGTCGTCGACAGTGGCCATCTGGCAGGTTATTCGGCGTCTCCGGTGGCACTCGAGGGCCGTCTGACGGCGCTGACCGCCCGGCTGACCGAGCGCATGCCCGACGAACACGTCACCCAGCGGCAGCTGCGCGATCGCTCCTGGTGGAGCGGGCCCGAGATCTTCGTCATCGTCGACGACTACGACCTGGTCGCCGGGGCCACCGGTAACCCGCTGACACCGCTGGCCGACTTCCTGCCGCACGCCAAGGATCTCGGCCTGCACGTCATCGTGGCACGCCGCTCCGGCGGTGCGGCGCGGGCACTCTTCGACCCGGTGCTCGCCCGACTGCGCGACATGGGGTGCTCGGGGATGACGATGAGTGCCGCCCCGGAAGACGGAAATCTGTTCGGCGCATCACGTCCCGGACCGCTGCCTGCCGGCCGCGGCTCGCTCACCGTGCGCGGCCGACCCGACGAACTGATCCAGGTCGGGTGGCTCGACCCGCCGTGA